One Perca flavescens isolate YP-PL-M2 chromosome 14, PFLA_1.0, whole genome shotgun sequence genomic window carries:
- the LOC114567555 gene encoding G2/M phase-specific E3 ubiquitin-protein ligase-like has product MGQSFPFEYLSTVKGCKRLMKPNVSNSFLWGGKEVASISSATCLYIMALIRKPVQEEPEELSDSDFESPVGWRRRVHTVSPSTSESELISQGSENDRLQESPSRQRRMRSTVPSSPRESEARCQETESSTQESESQGQAGDPRQVFPYNVAEFVPVYLEEDEALEEAIQRSLLEECDGPAVNTLKSSEMLSKEEIAGLLQAHSERVMTLGTRQIYISRANVWTTALRVFKRPSFAESCDKLYVTFASDEHDAVEDAADLGGPRREFFRLLVKAIFQDSGAFEGTPNGCTPRLNMLHLQNGVYRTIGRMMSTIIVQGGEPPAFLSPSVVDYIVSGDILQAHVTPDDIGDPDLRENLNKVQHATLQDDLDKAVSCCDSWRYQVEGLPLTVTMANRDVFVKNAVLYHTVLQRQSCLDQLIDGLSHYGVLALLRENHSLRVLLDIPGEDKGQEADFVAGILKPSYSVLGSNRRAKEELMVVKFREFLQCVQNKELRDTYGDRTLTDDEEAFLKTLSPGHILAFATGSSKVPAIGFHPTPKLIFIHDEKKHLPIAHTCANEHHLFVNTTTMADDDEFNYCFLVALMNGSLFSTI; this is encoded by the exons ATGGGCCAGTCATTCCCATTCGAGTATTTGAGTACAGTCAAGGGATGCAAAAGACTAATGAAACCAAACGTCTCGAACAGTTTTCTTTGGGGTGGAAAGGAAGTTGCCTCGATTAGTTCAGCCACTTGTCTCTATATAATGGCATTAATACGCAAACCTGTACAG GAGGAACCTGAGGAACTCTCCGATAGTGACTTTGAAAGTCCTGTGGGCTGGAGAAGGAGAG TTCATACAGTGTCACCTTCCACAAGTGAAAGTGAGCTCATCAGTCAAGGGAGTGAAAATGACAGACTGCAAGAAAGTCCATCGCGTCAAAGAAGAA TGCGGAGTACAGTGCCTTCATCACCGAGGGAAAGTGAGGCCAGATGTcaggagacagagagcagcactCAAGAGAGTGAAAGTCAGGGCCAGGCAGGGGACCCGAGACAAGTGTTTCCTTATAATGTGGCAGAATTTGT CCCTGTTTATCTGGAAGAAGATGAGGCTCTTGAAGAGGCAATTCAGCGTAGTCTACTAGAAGAGTGTGATGGACCTGCTGTTAATACTTTAAA GTCATCTGAAATGCTGAGCAAAGAAGAAATTGCAGGCCTTCTACAAGCTCACAGTGAGAGAGTTATGACATTGGGAACAAGACAGATCTATATCAGTCGAGCCAATGTTTGGACCACAGCCTTACGTGTGTTTAAGAGACCCAGTTTTGCAGAAAGCTGTGACAAGCTCTATGTCACATTTGCAAGCGATGAACATGATGCTGTGGAAGATGCTGCTGACCTTGGGGGTCCCAGACGAGAGTTTTTCCGCTTACTGGTGAAGGCTATCTTCCAGGACAGTGGAGCTTTTGAAg GCACACCAAATGGATGCACACCAAGACTGAACATGCTCCACTTGCAAAATGGAGTGTATCGAACCATTGGCAGGATGATGTCTACAATAATAGTGCAAGGGGGTGAACCACCTGCATTCCTGTCCCCGAGTGTAGTGGACTACATTGTGTCTGGGGACATCCTTCAAGCTCATGTGACACCTGATGATATAGGTGACCCTGATTTAAGGGAGAACCTCAATAAG GTTCAACATGCAACCTTGCAGGATGATTTGGACAAAGCAGTCAGCTGCTGTGACTCATGGCGATATCAAGTAGAGGGGCTTCCACTCACAGTCACCATGGCCAACAGAGATGTGTTTGTGAAAAATGCAGTTCTATACCATACTGTTCTGCAACGGCAGAGCTGTCTTGATCAACTCATTGATGGCTTGTCCCACTATGGA GTTTTAGCACTCCTGAGAGAGAACCACAGCTTGCGTGTGCTGCTTGACATACCAGGAGAGGACAAAGGTCAAGAAGCTGATTTTGTAGCTGGTATTCTCAAGCCAAGCTACTCCGTACTGGGGAGCAACAGAAGAGCTAAGGAGGAGTTGATGGTGGTCAAATTTAGGGAGTTTCTCCAGTGTGTTCAAA ATAAAGAGCTGAGAGACACATATGGGGACAGGACTCTAACCGACGATGAGGAGGCATTCCTGAAGACTTTGAGCCCTGGTCACATCCTGGCGTTTGCTACAGGGAGCAGCAAAGTCCCAGCCATTGGTTTTCATCCAACTCctaaattaatatttattcatgatgaaaaaaaacatcttcccATTGCGCACACTTGTGCAAATGAGCATCACCTTTTTGTGAACACAACAACAAtggctgatgatgatgaatttAACTACTGCTTCCTAGTAGCACTAATGAATGGATCTTTATTCAGCACCATTTAA